CAATTTGATTtcaacctaacctgcgcacggaaacaaatcgtacgctgagtataaactcagtggtatttctatgaTACGAATATTTAAAAGGAAATAACATTATAAAACATACACTTTAAACCATATAAGAACATTAACCAATCAATAATTCAATCCAtccatttaactttcatttctcATCAAGCTAAATCAAATAGCTTTTCTCACTTCGATTgacatattatttaataataacaaAACTCTTTTCATGAACCCTTGGTTCATGCATTTCACTTGTATAATTCAACCTAATGTCCAATTCCAAATTCACATACAATATCATTCAATATCAATCTTATTgtcaattcatttatttacccctattaacacgactcggactcgaatggatacacggatccaaccaaaacacaccagtatggcactCAGTTCCTCATCGGATTCGAAGTAATAAATTGAcatccagtgtctcatcggccatgccgaagtaagttggtacccagtacctcatcgattTTATCCGAAGTAATAATGTGACACCCAATGTTTCATTCGACTcatggtcgaagtatccctgaacttttcaatcctatggcatgctaactatatctgactcagcccgatacagttaatagggttttcaatttcaatttctcaattcaatttcaatcaaaatCCACACCAATCACAAATTCTCATAATTTCAATTCAGTTATTTACATATAATCATAAaattcattctattcaattcaatatcacaaTATCAATTACTTACCTCAATCTACTTGTCAtacataataaattcaacaattaattattaaattcagattatagaaatacaaactgtaattTTCCGAGTCATTCCTGatcaactttctcttttcctttcttagctGAGGTCTCCGTCACAACGTCAGCTacggaaattaaaataatttaaaatcatcaatacacacaatttcacattgaatatttaattttatactcaacttttgcataaattataatttagtccttaaatcaaaactaactttttttcttataaaactaatttcatatcttattcaatttccacttaaactaaatttaactctccAATTTCACCATGAAactctaaattctaaaattttacgatttagtctctattatttcaaaacttataatttattttacaattcaatcattttctcaATTCTatcttgaaattctatcaatttaatccctaaactttaatttattcaacatgaataACATCTAAAAAtccaatattttccaaaattttgaCATGAACTAGATAGTATTTAATACtatgacttcaaaaacataaaattttcaagaaaatgaattaaattgacttaccaatttgaaTTTGAACCTCAAAACCCTAatttctccctttcttttctttctttcttttctttcctatttcgtttgcttctctgtttcttttctattgttttatttcttttatttattttattattaaactattataatataatataatataatataatattttcttaaataatcaatagatatatgtattacaaatgtatgtatgtatttattacacatgtatattaccATTACTATACAATTGTCACAATttggtttatttacttatttagcccttaacttttctctattttataattcaacttttactctATATGCAATCTAGTCATTATACCTaattattcttaatttcaacTAATTCACCTAGCCAAAACTTAATTAATCACAcaactaacttcataaatatttttaaatacacTTTCGgtaaccataaatttcaaatcgtTACAAAGAGAATTCttaatctttctttccttatatgctaaaaaataataattaaatataattaaatgtcaaatcaaaatattaataaactaatatttatttatttaattaatctaaaatattatcaacatcatcattactcttCAAAATTATCTTCCTTgctaaatgatcattttgccccttATGATCCTTCAAACTTCCTCCATTGAATCATCactcattttaataaaattttgatttaacccATCATACTTTttccacttattcaatttggttttaattcatccattttccttagtttctagatctttccacccttaaaatatttacactattggtactttaaaatttttatatttacactttaaccccttaaattttgagtatctACTCTTAGgtcacaaaacttttctcacttttgtgatttagtcctttcttgaattaacacatcataatatacttcctaaACAGATTTTGTTGACATAACTCAAActtcccccccccctttttttcattttatttcattattttactgTATCAAAGATAATATCTCACTTTCTTCAGTAGCAACTTTAGGAGTGTTACATAACATCCCTATAAttgatatataataaaagtaGTAAAAATTGAATAATGTATAATTGATTTTTCgataaaatgagaaaatgataTAAAACGGATAAAAGAGAATATTGAGGAgtattaaaatgataataataataataataatgattaagAAATAGGCTTTAGTATATTGATTTAAAGTAAAGGCTAAATCGTAAATATGTGGAAAGTTTTTGGCTCAAGTGTAAATATTCAAATTTTAGGGGATCGAAGCGTAAAAATAATAAACTTGAAGACCAAAAGTAAAAATAATCCAATTTACTAAGACATGGAATTGGCatgtaaggaccaaattgaataggtgaagaattgtgagggactaaattgtaattttaccaaattaagtgatgatttAATGATGGAAGTTTGAAAGATCATCAATGGTAGAATGGTCAATTAGCAATAGGGAGAGTTCTCGAATATAataatgatgttgatgatattttagtgattttttaattaattaattagttaaatattattttattaatattttgcttagatatttattattattttatttagaaaaatggTAGTATAAAAAGAGAGGAAGGATGAAAGAAATAGATCATCCTTCCAACATGAGTGAAAGGTTGACAAAagaagttttcttttctttacaatttagtcatttgccATGAAATCCTACCTTTTTacccaaaatttttgaaaatttccttagATATTAAAGAGAGAAGATGAAGTAGAGATTTTAGAGAATATGGTAATCAATTTAGAAGCAAGAAAATAGTAGATAAAAGTGGAGAAAATGCGAAGAAAAAGGAAGGAAAGTGGTGAAGATGAGAAATGCATGGAAATGAAGAAGAGATGAAGAAATTCTTGACAAATGAGGTAAGTTTTATACTAAACCTACTTGTATTTCAATAGATTGAGTTAAAGATGTTTTGAGTGAGATGTATGAAACATGTATTTAAtctatatattagaaataaaagTATTTGATGAAGAATAGAGACTTAAAACACTAAATTGGTAAGGGAGAATATGATTTGTATGGTGAATAGAGACTTATTACATATTCATTTCTTAATCACATTCTCTCTTACCAATTTAGTGTTTTAGGTTTCTATTCTTCATCAAATACTTTCTATTTCTAGTATTTAGATTAAATACATGTTTCATACATCTCACTCAAAATATCTTTAACTCAATATATTTAAATACAAGTAGGTTTAGTATGAAACTTACCTCATTTGTCAAGAATTTCTAAATTTCTTCTTCATTTCCATGCATTTCTCATATTCACCACTTTCCTTCATTTTTCTTCTCATTTTCTCTACTTTCATCTACTATTTTCTTGCTTCTAAATTGATGACCATACCCTCTAGAATCTCTTCTTCATCTTTTCTCTTTAATATCcaaggaaattttcaaaaattttaggtAAAAAGGTAGGTTTTCATggcaaaggactaaattataaaaaaaaaactttctttCTCACCCTTTCACTCACATTGGAAGGATGATAAACTTCCttcatcctttcttttttttattctaccattttctaaataaaataataataaatatctaagtaaaatattaataaaataatatttcactaattaatttagaaaatcaccaaaatatcatcaacatcatcattacattctagaattctcccTCTTGCTAATTGACTATTTTACCCTTTATGATCTTTCAAAATTCCATCATTaattcatcacttaatttggtaaaattacaatttagtccctcacaattctttacctattcaatttggtccttgcaTGACAATTTCATATCTTAGTAAATTAGATTATTCTCACTTTTGGTccttcaaatttctcatttttacactttgatcccctaaattttgaatatttacactTAAGTCAAAaacttttcacatatttatgatttagtcccttcTTTAATACATCATGTCATGCTTCTTGATTTAACTCTCTTTTGGTATACTGTAACTTTCATTTCTTCTTGATTTAACTCTCTTTTGGTATACTGTAACTTTCATTTTCTTTAATCTTATACCTTATTTcgttaaaattttatcttatattatTTATGATCACAGGGGTTTTGAGGATGTTACAGGTATGATAACTGCtgtcaataaaaaaaatgatattaGGAATCTCAATCCCTGTGGGATCGACATTGCTTCTCTATACTATTTTTTAGTTTAATTAGAGCATAAGAAATTTATATTTGGTGGCATTGATAGCCATCAATCTCCTAATAATAATCTAAttggttaaaatatgccataagtcTATGTAcattttgtaaatttaaaatttagtctctatacttttatttttagaaaattagctttttacttttaaattttaaattcagatCCAACtattaatattgttaaaattattttacaaatcaGGTTCATTATAAAGTCATTCTTTAGTTATATAGCTAACAAGTATTTTTTTAAATGTCAcatcaataaatttaataaaaaattaataatgccAATAGctgaacttaaattttaaaatctgaaaattAAAGGGCTAAAttcttaataataaaaatataaagaataaattctaaatttagAGAGTTATAGCATATTTTAAACTTATCAAATTTACGATTTAACGTGGTTAATCtccaaaatgaaaagaaaaagaaatccgTAACACGGCCAGGAGGCGACGACCCACCAGCAGACGCCGTGTAATGATCAAATAATTTGGGAGTGATGTCCCACCAATTCAGTCATTAAAGTCTACACCTCAAAGCTTAGCCACCGTCCATGAGTTGAACCATGCCTCATTTATTTTCATCATCTCCTCCTATCTTATTATGCATGCTTTTACTGCTCATTAAAACGACGAGCTGCAGCAGGTCAACTTAAGATTGGAGCTTTGTCTTGTCAATGGATTTGGTTTCAGATTTGATCACTTAAGGGTTTGGGGTCATTTTCCCATTACTCTGCTCTATATTTGAGAATCAATATCATGATTATGTTCAAATTCAATTCTTTGAAGTAATTTTCTTTTTCTAGAATTAATAGTTTTAGACcacaatattattatatattgtataataatatcatttattagtatgtataagaatttatttaaatatagagCATTCAAAATAAGTTTAACTCTAATTTTTATGCTTGAAAAATAGatcttttattctttttattctttttataatattattaattgtcCAAAATAACCGAGTGAAGTTATTGGAATGAAAACCCAAATTGAGACGTAGGGTGGGTGGTGACGAGTAGCGAGTGGGTCAATCTGCCTGGCCGAAATGAGTTGGTTCCAGCATTTGTCAAACACACATATCTCTGCTTTCACATGCTATTTTCTTCTCCCCGGATATTGGCGTAGGAGAACAAAGTATGTTTCTATTGCTGATTGGTTGGCCAATAGAAACTTGGTATTCGTCGAATAGACTTTGTGCATATAGGGGATCTTagcaattcttttaataaattatattaataaccaTTCAATTATATTACGATTTTTTTCCCAATTATAACTGTTACAAAATAGTTATCTgattatttaattttgtcattttttaTCACCAATTAACTAATGACGGTAACTTTAAAAATGGGCATGATAACAACTTTAatctttaatatttataaattatgtcattttaatattaattctaaaaaaatttaacCCTTGACaattaaaaattctataaattggtctctttttttgttgttttgctttttatttttgttatattaaGGATTAATcttaaaagaatgagaaaagatataaattataatcttaaatttttggtgttttcattTTTTGTCTATTTGCAGTCAAATTTAGCTAATAAATTTGTTGATTTAGCTTTTTAAGTGAAAGgaatacaaagaaaaataaatttgtaaaagactaaattgcacaaTGTGTAAATATTAAGGTTAGATTTTTAGAATCAAAATTAAATTGACTCATTATACAAATTTGAATGTTAAAGTTGTTATTTTGTCAATTTTAAAAGCTTATACCATTCGTCATATGGTGActaaaaaagacaaaattaaatagttgagtgttcattttataacttttcataattgatggcaaaaaaattaataattaaatataaaaaataaataataattaagtgactactaATATAATTTACCCTAATTTTTTTATGTAATTACCTTTTCCTTGATTAGTTgctagttaattagtttaggACTTCTCctcttaatttaatatttttacaatgaAAATATATTAtgctattttaataaattaaaaacaatcgcTTAACTCTGCTAACCATTAATGCAATAGCAAATGACAAACCAATTACttataaatgaaatataaatgtatattatataaaacaaaaacaaaaaaaaaaaaaccctaaaaaatttCTATATAAAATAGAGCGAAAGAAGTACTGAATTTTTAAGTAATGATTAGcgctattaatttaaaataagaaaaagcaaaaagaaaagctTTTGACTAAATGGCTTTTTGGGTTATTAGATATGATCCACGTGGGGCCCAAAATTTTAGTGGGTCTGTTCTGTCTGTCTCCCAAAATGAAATATTTTCAAAACTAGTAATcaatttgtttttcatttttaagtaataaaaaaaaaaaaaaggagtacTTAATCTCTGCTTACTATTCAGGCAAGAAAAAACAATCTCCGCTTTCCGTAATTCAAATCTTCAATCCACCAATAAATTGTGATTTGTTTAATCCATTGCCAACTTTGAGATGTCTTCTACTTGAATTTTAAGCTCTAATCATAGGATCCAGCctgatttatataataaataaattgcaACCCATTTGGTATTTCGCCTAAcacaataattatttttatttaatcacaCTTACAATTAGTTCGATTAGTATAAGTATTATTGTTAATACAAAAGAATATGAGTTCAAGTGTATTAAAATGTATTGTACTCCTATTTATGAATTGAGAAAAGAATTAATAATTTTAGATATTTTATCAAAAAATTAATATGATCGAAacctcataaaattattttaaaaatagtagTTTTACCTCTTGTTTTCAAtcatactttttaaaaataaaattattttgctATGAAGCATTTCTAAAACCctctttaaaataattaaaatttctattattttaaaaaataaaattatttttataaatttatattattaaaagaaaaaaatttggtatattagtaataaaatttttagattCTACAAACAAAGTGAGAGGTTGacaagtaaaatatttaaaaaacaatCGTGTGTAATTGTGgaataaagaaaatataatattagtgtccattgtttaataagtcttcaattttaaaagtttttgttTGCTCTTGTAACACGTTTTTTAGTCTTGTTTGTGCATGTAATCTTAGCTTTACAAGTGATTTTAGGGATGATTTTGTTGTCGTCCTCTCTAGTTTGATAAATACTCGATTTTTTTGTCGATTTTCGCTAACCACTTTGGACCATCCGGGGCTGATTTCCTTATCGTATTTGGTGTTTGCAATCACTCCAGATATGTCGTGCTTGTGGATGCTGAGGCTAAAGTTTTTGTTGTGTTGATGAAGCTTGTAATTCACCATCTATGACGAATGCTTGTTATTATTGTATTAAACTATATGGTTCCATTCATtcaatgaattaatgaatttatctttaaaaatattaacccttattataatatttaatattaaataaatctaaattttccaaaaaaacaaatctaattttattgaaaattgaTTTAAGATATTACTAAATgacatttattttctttaaaagttCCATATTTTTCGGCTCAAAAACTTGTACTGAaattatttattctttttttattctaaaattattttattctaaaattcatttattttatcataaaattgATGTACATGAGCCAACTATACAATAATCCTttactaaaattattttaatctGCCAGTCTCTCTCTGACCATCCCACTTTCtttcctttcaatttttttattacaaTTATTTAAGCGTAgttatgtttttcttttctttttttggggGGTATTTTCTTCCAAGCTGTATTTCTGGTGTCCAATGTAAATgagtgagaaaagaaaaagaaaaaacaagaTATAACTTTCCCTTTTGCCAAACAAAAGAAACGTTACAAACAGCATAGGAAAGTGGAGGCAGTGGACACTCAGGAATTTctatctttatttttcttttcttttttgttccCTTTTGATTCAAACTTTGATCTCCCTCTGCCTCTGCCTTCTCCAAAGCCTCACCTCAGCTTTTCCTCGTCCAACTCTCTTCTATCTCTTTCTCACTCTCCATAACTAAGAGTGTGTTTCTCAAGgcattttggctttattttgggCTTGGTTTGCTTTGAGGTAAAGATCTTCGATTAATTGTTATTGGGTAATTGATTAAGTTTGGATGTGTCTTAACACCCTCGACTAGTTGATTTTTCTTTTACAGTGGACAGAATCAATTTCTCCTTTAATTTCTTGTGTGTAATTATAGACTGTACCGGTTTGTTTAATAGATCCTCCATACTGAAAATATAGTGAATGATTGTTTGTTTCTGGTGTTTTGTTGGCTTGTATTAAATGTCTTTAATAGAAGTTTTATTGCTTGGTGAGATGGGAGGGAAGGGTGTTTTAGCCCAGTAGTAGTAGTGTGATTATAAATAAGAAAGGGAACTGTtctggattttttttttcttcaaaaattttctttgAGTGtgttttttgagttttggaaagaGAGAAGAGCAAGAAGACCCTATTTGGTTATTGTGGAGATCTGGGACTTGTTTAATCTGTTATGCCCAATGAGGACTTTCTTTCCCTCTGATTCATGTAAAGAGTCACAGCTTAATGCTATCAACCCTCAGTCTTGGCTCCAAGTTGAAAGAGGGAAGCTTTCAAAATTATCTTCTTCTCATACCAATTCTTCATCCATGTAAGTATTTGTTTTGATTTAATGAGTTTCTTCTAGTttccatttattttttattttttttggaagTTGAATTGAGATTGTTTTCGTAAATTTGCTGTAGAGAATCATTTATCAAGGTTCCTGAGCCACCGATATTGCCCTTCTTTAAACCTATTGACTATGTAGAGGTTTTAGCTCAAATTCATGAAGAGATGGAGTCATGTTCTCCTCAAGAGAGGTCGACTCTTTATTTATTACAATTTCAGATCTTTAGGGGCCTTGGAGAAACCAAATTGATGCGAAGAAGCCTCCGCTCTGCTTGGCAGAGGGCTGGCACTGTCCATGAGAAGCTTGTTTTTGGGGCATGGTTAAGATATGAAAAGCAAGGAGAAGAACTTATTGCTGACTTGCTTGCGACTTGCAATAAGTGCGCACAAGAGTTTGGGCCAGTAGATGTTTCTCAGCTTCAAGTCGAGGTGAATGGCTGTTCGAAGGAGACTGTTGTGATGAAGGGGGACAAGAGCCTGGAAAATGTGAACTTTAAGATTGGTGATGAGATAATAGTTTGTGATAGGCAGAAGATTGCTTCTCTTTCGGCCCCATTTCATGCTATGCTTAATGGGTACTTCACTGAGTCGTCTTCTCAGGACATTGATTTATCTGAAAACAATATCTCCCCATTGGGTATGAGGACAATTGGTGAGTTCAGCATCACAGGCAGTTTGAGTGAAGTTCATCCTGATCTTTTATTGGAAATACTAGTTTTTTCAAATAAGTTCTGTTGCGAAAGACTCAAAGATGCTTGTGATAGGAAACTTGCATCTTTGGTTTGCACCAAAGATGATGCTGTGGAGTTTATGGAATACGCCATCGAACAGAATTCCCCTGTCCTGGCAGCATCATGTCTGCAAGTTTTCTTACACGAACTGCCTGATTGTTTGAATGATGAACGGGTGGTGGAAATATTTAGCCATGCAGATAGACAACAGAGATCAATCATGGTTGGACTGGCCTCATTTTCGCTGTATTGTTTGTTAAGTGAAGTAGCTATGAACCTTGATCCCCGATCTGATAAAACTGTTTGTTTCCTAGAACAATTGATTGAATCAGCTGAAACTGATAGAGAGAAATTGCTAGCTTTTCATCAGTTGGGATGTGTAAGGCTTCTGAGGAAAGAGTATGATGTAGCAGAAGGTCTTTTTGAGAAAGCTGTGAGTTTGGGTCATGTTTACTCCATTGCCGGTTTGGCTAGACTGGGTTACATTAAGGGTCATAAACTCTTTTCTTATGAGAAGCTCAGCTCTGTGATTTCTTCTGTTAACCCACTGGGGTGGATGTATCAGGAAAGGTCATTATACTGTGAAGGTGATAAAAGGTCAGAAGACCTTGAGAAAGCAACCGAACTTGACCCAACTCTCACATACCCCTACATGTATCGGGCTGCTTCCCTAATGATGAAACAGAATGTTCAAGCTGCTCTTGCTGAGATCAATCGTGTTCTTGGGTTTAAACTTGCATTAGAATGCATGGAACTCCGATTCTGTCTTTATTTAGCTATCGAGGATTACAAAGCAGCCATTCGCGATGTTCAGGCAATTCTAACACTTTCCCCAGATTACAGAATGTTTGAGGGACGAGTGGCAGCATCCCATCTCCGTACACTTGTGCGTGAGCATGTTGGCAGTTGGACAACTGCAGATTGTTGGATGCAGTTGTATGATAGGTGGTCTTCTGTTGACGATATTGGATCTCTCTCCGTAATCTATCAGATGCTAGAATCTGGTGGGGCAAAAGGTGTTTTATACTTCAGACAATCATTGCTTCTCCTCAGGTATGCACATACTTCCAGTCTTTTATGGACCTTCTGacagaagatattttaatttaaagGTCTGCAGCTTTACTCCCCCAATTTTATAGCATCCACTATATATGCTCACCCCCCCCCCCTCCTTCTTTTCAATTCATCTTTTCTCCCCGTTGCCGTTAGTATGGTTTGCTGTGTCATGCTTAAATGACTTGCAAGAACTTGTGGCTTCACTTGATCAGGTTGAATTGTCCTGATGCTGCGATGCGAAGTTTAGAATTAGCTCGTAGACATGCATCCAGTGAGCATGAACGCCTGGTTTACGAGGGATGGATCCTATATGATACTGGTCACTGTGAGGAAGGGCTTCTAAAGGCAGAAGAGTCTATTAAAATTAGTAGATCCTTTGAGGCGTTCTTCCTTAAAGCATATGCATTGGCTGACTCTAGTCTCGATTCATCTTGTTCTTCAACAGTTATTTCACTGCTTGAAAATGCCTTGAAATGCCCCTCAGATAATCTTCGGAAAGGTCAAGTAAGGTTTCCTTTTCCCTACCCCTTTCAtcagaaaatatgctatatgtaacTACACTTTACCATATTTGCCTTGATATATAGCAAGGCTTACATCATGACAAATTTCATGTAGTTTTGCTAGGAACCTATTCCCTTTTAACTTGGTTGAGTTTGCCCTAATGATGGTAAATGGTTACCACATTCTACCAAAGATTCGAATGTTGTGCTTGTTAGTGGTCCGTGGTTCCAATTTTGGTGTTGAAAAACATGGGTTTTCAGCATGTCTAATCTTGGTTTGAGTTATTTTCTCAGGCTCTTAATAATCTGGGAAGTGTCTTGGT
This is a stretch of genomic DNA from Gossypium arboreum isolate Shixiya-1 chromosome 11, ASM2569848v2, whole genome shotgun sequence. It encodes these proteins:
- the LOC108473732 gene encoding ETO1-like protein 1, giving the protein MRTFFPSDSCKESQLNAINPQSWLQVERGKLSKLSSSHTNSSSIESFIKVPEPPILPFFKPIDYVEVLAQIHEEMESCSPQERSTLYLLQFQIFRGLGETKLMRRSLRSAWQRAGTVHEKLVFGAWLRYEKQGEELIADLLATCNKCAQEFGPVDVSQLQVEVNGCSKETVVMKGDKSLENVNFKIGDEIIVCDRQKIASLSAPFHAMLNGYFTESSSQDIDLSENNISPLGMRTIGEFSITGSLSEVHPDLLLEILVFSNKFCCERLKDACDRKLASLVCTKDDAVEFMEYAIEQNSPVLAASCLQVFLHELPDCLNDERVVEIFSHADRQQRSIMVGLASFSLYCLLSEVAMNLDPRSDKTVCFLEQLIESAETDREKLLAFHQLGCVRLLRKEYDVAEGLFEKAVSLGHVYSIAGLARLGYIKGHKLFSYEKLSSVISSVNPLGWMYQERSLYCEGDKRSEDLEKATELDPTLTYPYMYRAASLMMKQNVQAALAEINRVLGFKLALECMELRFCLYLAIEDYKAAIRDVQAILTLSPDYRMFEGRVAASHLRTLVREHVGSWTTADCWMQLYDRWSSVDDIGSLSVIYQMLESGGAKGVLYFRQSLLLLRLNCPDAAMRSLELARRHASSEHERLVYEGWILYDTGHCEEGLLKAEESIKISRSFEAFFLKAYALADSSLDSSCSSTVISLLENALKCPSDNLRKGQALNNLGSVLVDCGKLDSAADCYINALKIRHTRAHQGLARVHFLKNDKATAYVEMTKLIEKAKNNASAYEKRSEYCDRDLTKADLEMVTRIDPLRVYPYRYRAAVLMDSRKEKEAIAELSRAITFKADLHLLHLRAAFHEHVGDVLAALRDCRAALSVDPNHQEMLELHSRVNSHEP